One part of the Vicia villosa cultivar HV-30 ecotype Madison, WI linkage group LG6, Vvil1.0, whole genome shotgun sequence genome encodes these proteins:
- the LOC131609075 gene encoding uncharacterized protein LOC131609075 yields the protein MKGKNRRSGGTVQLEYLIHIQELKPWPPSQSLRSIRSVLLQWENGERASGSTKLVSSSLDEGKIKFNESFRLSVTLVKDMSVKNADAGVFQKNALEFNLYEPRRDKIVKGQLLGTAIVDLADCGIVRESLSISVPLNCKRNYRNTEQPLLFVKIEPVEKNRAKSTLKDSLSKENCSSGDSVSALMSGEYAEEAEIASITDDDVSSHSSAAAVTNSPESSGHMLPNCEENGSARKNGRNDKEHHLVSETRDEKLNMMQQDMYARPERSPGNGHNSMENTPNYGLETTQKHVVSPGADYFPISLEESSMSKSKSSDHENSNQEIQVKASLDSKNPGSVKCDGLEIEDKLNERCEETDKYCLKEGGSDEYYYSSVEDKLGNISKSERLKYVKSVRSSGDSTRSIGSHGSNHHGEVKENGISGDAQNNGGNIRSSDRKDGKVYPRDSRNTNLDSKIQYLENKIKMLEGELRETASVEAALYSVAAEHGSSMSKVHAPARRLSRLYIHACKENIPARRSGAAKSAVSGLVLVAKACGNDVPRLTFWLSNSIVLRTIICQTTKGVARSSPFGSSARRKSGEGNGKAVQPLIWKGFSPKKSENIAVEYEGFANWDDPNVFTSALEKVETWIFSRIVESIWWQSLTPHMQLVDAKITHNDVSSVISKSFTKMSSLRDQKTGNLSLDIWKNAFKESCERICPVRALGHECGCLSVLPRLVMEQCIARLDVAMFNAILRESADDIPSDPISDPISDPKVLPIPPGKSSFGAGALLKTAVGNWSRWLTDLFDMDDDDSHKDKDDDIDNNDGNSSFKAFHLLNALSDLLMLPKDMLLSSSIRKEVCPMFGVSIIKKILDNFVPDEFCPDPIPTDVFVALDSQDDLDEENESVNNFPCIAAPIVYSPPQAITIANIVGEIGHESQISQLRRSKSSVVRKSHTSDDELDELKSPLSSILFSNSSSPVSTKPNLKWKESHNESSIRYELLRNVWMNSN from the exons ATGAAAGGAAAGAACCGGAGAAGTGGCGGTACGGTTCAATTGGAATATCTGATCCATATACAGGAGCTAAAGCCCTGGCCTCCGTCGCAATCTCTTAGATCCATTCGATCTGTATTGCTACAATGGGAGAATGGAGAGCGCGCTTCTGGGTCGACGAAACTTGTTTCGTCGTCACTTGATGAAGGAAAAATCAAGTTTAATGAGTCGTTTAGGCTTTCTGTGACACTGGTGAAGGATATGTCTGTTAAGAATGCTGATGCTGGAGTTTTCCAGAAGAATGCTTTGGAGTTCAACTTGTATGAGCCGAGAAGGGATAAGATTGTTAAGGGTCAGTTGCTGGGGACCGCTATTGTAGACTTAGCGGATTGTGGTATAGTAAGAGAGAGTTTAAGCATTAGTGTACCATTGAACTGCAAGAGAAACTACAGAAACACGGAGCAGCCacttttatttgttaaaattgagcctgttgaaaagaatCGCGCTAAGTCCACGTTGAAGGATAGTTTATCAAAGGAAAACTGCAGTAGTGGTGATTCTGTATCGGCATTGATGAGTGGGGAATATGCTGAGGAAGCTGAGATTGCCTCTATTACTGATGATGATGTTTCCTCTCATTCATCTGCGGCTGCAGTTACAAATTCTCCCGAGTCGAGTGGGCATATGCTTCCTAATTGTGAAGAG AATGGATCAGCTCGAAAAAATGGTAGAAATGACAAGGAACATCACCTGGTTTCAGAAACAAGGGATGAAAAGTTAAATATGATGCAACAGGATATGTATGCGAGACCAGAGAGGAGTCCAGGAAATGGTCATAATTCTATGGAAAATACTCCCAACTATGGTTTAGAGACAACCCAAAAGCATGTTGTTTCTCCTGGTGCTGATTATTTTCCCATATCCTTGGAGGAAAGTTCTATGAGTAAGTCCAAAAGCAGTGATCATGAAAATTCGAATCAGGAGATTCAGGTAAAGGCTTCTCTAGATAGCAAGAACCCAGGCTCAGTAAAATGTGATGGTTTGGAAATCGAGGACAAATTAAACGAGAGATGTGAGGAAACAGACAAATATTGTTTGAAGGAAGGAGGAAGTGATGAATATTACTATAGTTCTGTTGAGGACAAGCTTGGCAATATTTCCAAAAGTGAAAGATTGAAATACGTAAAATCTGTAAGGTCATCTGGAGACTCAACTAGGAGTATTGGATCACATGGTAGCAATCATCACGGTGAAGTAAAGGAAAATGGCATTAGCGGAGATGCTCAAAACAATGGAGGGAACATCAGAAGCAGTGACAGAAAAGATGGTAAGGTTTATCCAAGGGATTCCCGAAATACCAATTTAGACAGCAAGATTCAATATTTAGAAAACAAGATAAAGATGCTTGAAGGAGAATTAAGAGAAACTGCTTCAGTCGAGGCTGCTTTATATTCTGTAGCTGCTGAGCACGGAAGCTCCATGAGTAAGGTTCATGCGCCTGCACGACGCCTTTCCAGACTGTACATTCATGCTTGTAAAGAAAATATTCCAGCAAGAAGGTCTGGTGCAGCTAAAAGTGCTGTTTCAGGATTAGTACTTGTTGCAAAGGCATGTGGAAATGATGTCCCAAG GTTGACGTTTTGGCTGTCTAATTCTATTGTTTTGAGAACAATTATATGCCAAACCACCAAGGGTGTTGCAAGATCAAGTCCTTTTGGATCTAGTGCAAGAAGGAAGAGTGGAGAGGGGAATGGAAAGGCAGTACAACCATTAATATGGAAGGGTTTCTCTCCTAAGAAAAGTGAAAATATAGCAGTTGAATATGAAGGTTTTGCTAACTGGGATGACCCAAACGTGTTCACATCAGCACTGGAAAAGGTGGAAACTTGGATCTTCTCTCGCATTGTAGAATCTATTTGGTGGCAG TCTCTGACTCCACATATGCAGCTTGTTGATGCAAAGATTACTCATAATGATGTGAGTTCTGTCATTAGTAAAAGCTTTACAAAGATGTCTAGTTTACGTGATCAAAAGACGGGAAATTTATCATTAGACATTTGGAAGAATGCTTTTAAAGAATCATGTGAAAGGATCTGTCCTGTCCGAGCTTTGGGGCATGAGTGTGGTTGTCTGTCTGTGTTGCCTAGATTG GTAATGGAGCAGTGCATTGCCAGATTAGATGTTGCTATGTTCAATGCCATTCTTCGCGAATCGGCTGATGACATTCCATCTGATCCTATATCTGATCCAATTAGTGATCCCAAAGTTCTCCCCATTCCACCTGGTAAATCAAGCTTTGGAGCTGGCGCTCTGCTAAAAACTGCG GTTGGTAACTGGTCTAGATGGTTGACTGACCTATTTGATATGGATGACGATGACTCGCATAAGGATAAAGATGATGACATTGATAACAATGATGGAAATTCATCCTTCAAGGCCTTCCATCTTCTTAATGCACTAAGTGATCTCTTGATGCTTCCTAAGGATATGCTGTTAAGCTCATCCATCAGGAAAGAG GTCTGCCCAATGTTTGGTGTGTCAATAATCAAGAAGATTCTTGACAATTTTGTCCCGGATGAGTTTTGCCCCGATCCAATTCCCACGGATGTGTTTGTAGCTCTGGACTCACAG GATGATCTCGATGAGGAAAATGAGTCTGTCAACAACTTCCCATGCATTGCTGCTCCCATTGTATATTCACCCCCGCAAGCAATAACGATTGCAAACATTGTCGGGGAGATTGGGCATGAATCTCAAATTAGTCAGCTGAGAAGAAGCAAATCATCTGTTGTCAGGAAGTCACACACCAGCGATGACGAGCTCGATGAATTAAAATCCCCATTATCTTCAATTTTATTCAGCAATTCCTCCTCACCAGTATCAACAAAACCAAActtgaagtggaaagaaagtcacaATGAGTCTTCAATCAGATATGAACTTCTTAGGAATGTTTGGATGAACAGCAACTGA